The proteins below are encoded in one region of Streptomyces roseirectus:
- a CDS encoding GNAT family N-acetyltransferase has translation MQSAQERHEYPAHWEADVVLRDGGTARVRPITADDAERLVSFYEQVSDESKYYRFFAPYPRLSAKDVHRFTHHDFVDRVGLAATVGGEFIATVRYDRIGPDGLPATGPADEAEVAFLVQDAHQGRGVASALLEHIAAVARERGIRRFAAEVLPANSRMIKVFTDAGYTQKRSFEDGVVRLEFGLEPTERSLAVQRAREQRAEAHSVRRLLAPGSVAVVGAGRAPGGVGRAVLANLRAAGFTGTLHAVNKALPDGVKELDGVPAHRFVRDIAGPVDLAVVAVPADAVPGVVAECGEHGVQGLVVVSAGYAESGPDGRERQRELVRLARAYGMRIIGPNAFGIINTAPGVRLNASLAPEVPRPGRIGLFAQSGAIGVALLSRLHRRGGGVTGVTGVSTFVSSGNRADVSGNDVLQYWYDDPDTDVVLMYLESIGNPRKFTRLARRTAAAKPLVVVQGAGSAPQGHAVRATRLPHATVSALLRQAGVIRVATITELVDTGLLLARQPLPAGPRVAILGNSESLGLLTYDACLSEGLRPLRPLDLTTGASAQDFRDALTRALADETCDAVVVTAIPAIGEASADDAELAEALRSAAAEVPAKPVLVVHVELGGLAAALSAAMSTAPQGAGTGAGPEGAGVVGHTVVAGAGFSASAMDAVRARLSPSSRSGTAGEAQPSGTSGTSPRDEPQPQSISGARPAPAQAPASEALAPQVPPHTPAKPPAAASAPQPAPSPGKAPQAPLTPPQGPRLIPAYPAAERAVRALAEAVKYAQWRREAADPGKVPEYDDIDEKGAARLIGGLLARGQGLTLGAEETCELLGRYGVDVRRALPAPTPEDAVAAARALGYPVALKATAPHLRHRADLGGVRLDLTDEEQLRRSYGELTELFGAPQELRPVVQAMAPRGVDTVVRAVIDPAAGAVLSFGLAGAASQLLGDMAHRLVPVTDRDATSLVRSIRTAPLLFGWRGSTPVDTPALEELLLRVSRLVDDHPEVVAVTLEPVVVAPHGVSVLGASVRLAPPPARDDLGPRTLPAY, from the coding sequence GCGCAGGAGCGGCACGAGTACCCCGCCCACTGGGAAGCCGACGTGGTGCTGCGCGACGGCGGTACCGCGCGCGTGCGGCCCATCACCGCCGACGACGCCGAGCGCCTGGTCAGCTTCTACGAGCAGGTGTCGGACGAGTCGAAGTACTACCGCTTCTTCGCGCCCTACCCGCGCCTGTCCGCGAAGGACGTCCACCGCTTCACGCACCACGACTTCGTGGACCGGGTGGGACTCGCCGCCACCGTCGGAGGCGAGTTCATCGCCACCGTACGCTATGACCGCATCGGCCCCGACGGCCTGCCCGCCACCGGCCCCGCCGACGAGGCGGAGGTCGCCTTCCTCGTCCAGGACGCCCACCAGGGCCGCGGCGTCGCCTCCGCCCTCCTGGAACACATCGCCGCCGTCGCGCGCGAGCGGGGGATCCGCCGCTTCGCCGCCGAGGTCCTGCCTGCCAACTCCCGGATGATCAAGGTCTTCACCGACGCCGGCTACACCCAGAAACGCAGCTTCGAGGACGGCGTCGTCCGCCTGGAGTTCGGCCTCGAACCCACCGAACGCTCCCTCGCCGTCCAGCGCGCCCGCGAACAGCGCGCCGAGGCCCACTCCGTACGCCGGCTGCTCGCCCCCGGATCCGTCGCCGTCGTCGGCGCCGGACGCGCCCCCGGAGGCGTCGGCCGCGCGGTCCTCGCCAACCTCCGCGCGGCAGGCTTCACGGGCACCCTGCACGCCGTCAACAAGGCGCTCCCGGACGGCGTCAAGGAGCTCGACGGCGTCCCGGCCCACCGCTTCGTGCGCGACATCGCGGGCCCCGTCGACCTCGCGGTCGTCGCCGTCCCCGCCGACGCCGTGCCCGGGGTCGTCGCCGAGTGCGGGGAACACGGCGTCCAGGGGCTGGTCGTCGTCTCCGCCGGGTACGCCGAGAGCGGCCCCGACGGGCGCGAGCGCCAGCGCGAACTCGTCCGCCTCGCACGCGCGTACGGGATGCGCATCATCGGCCCCAACGCCTTCGGGATCATCAACACCGCGCCCGGCGTACGGCTCAACGCCTCCCTCGCGCCCGAGGTGCCCCGCCCCGGCCGCATCGGGCTGTTCGCCCAGTCCGGCGCGATCGGCGTCGCCCTGCTCTCCCGGCTGCACCGCCGGGGCGGCGGCGTCACCGGCGTCACCGGGGTGTCGACGTTCGTCTCCTCCGGCAACCGCGCGGACGTCTCCGGCAACGACGTCCTCCAGTACTGGTACGACGACCCGGACACCGACGTCGTCCTCATGTACCTGGAGTCCATAGGAAACCCCCGCAAGTTCACCCGCCTCGCCCGGCGCACGGCCGCGGCCAAGCCCCTCGTCGTCGTCCAGGGCGCCGGATCGGCACCCCAGGGGCACGCGGTCCGCGCGACGCGGCTGCCCCACGCCACCGTCTCCGCGCTCCTGCGCCAGGCCGGCGTGATCCGCGTCGCCACCATCACCGAACTCGTCGACACGGGCCTCCTGCTCGCCCGCCAGCCCCTCCCCGCGGGCCCGCGTGTGGCGATCCTCGGCAACTCCGAGTCCCTGGGGCTGCTCACCTACGACGCCTGCCTCTCCGAGGGCCTGCGCCCGCTGCGGCCCCTCGACCTCACGACCGGCGCCTCCGCGCAGGACTTCCGCGACGCCCTCACGCGCGCGCTCGCCGACGAGACCTGCGACGCCGTCGTCGTCACCGCCATACCGGCCATCGGCGAGGCGTCCGCGGACGACGCCGAACTCGCCGAGGCCCTGCGGTCAGCCGCCGCCGAGGTGCCCGCCAAGCCGGTCCTCGTCGTCCATGTGGAACTCGGGGGACTGGCGGCGGCGTTGTCGGCGGCCATGAGCACGGCACCGCAGGGGGCGGGGACTGGCGCGGGGCCGGAGGGTGCCGGGGTGGTGGGGCACACGGTGGTCGCGGGCGCGGGCTTCAGCGCGAGCGCGATGGACGCGGTACGCGCGCGTCTGTCGCCGTCGTCGCGATCCGGAACGGCTGGAGAGGCGCAGCCGAGCGGCACATCGGGCACGAGCCCCAGGGACGAGCCGCAACCGCAGTCGATCTCGGGGGCCCGCCCGGCACCCGCCCAAGCCCCGGCCTCCGAGGCCCTTGCGCCCCAGGTGCCGCCGCACACCCCCGCGAAGCCCCCGGCGGCCGCCTCGGCCCCGCAGCCCGCTCCGTCCCCCGGCAAAGCCCCACAAGCCCCCCTCACGCCCCCGCAGGGCCCCCGCCTCATCCCCGCCTACCCGGCCGCCGAACGCGCCGTGCGGGCCCTCGCGGAGGCCGTCAAGTACGCGCAGTGGCGCCGGGAGGCGGCCGACCCCGGCAAAGTGCCCGAGTACGACGACATCGACGAGAAGGGCGCCGCACGGCTGATCGGCGGCCTCCTCGCGCGCGGGCAGGGCCTCACCCTCGGCGCCGAGGAGACCTGCGAACTCCTGGGCCGCTACGGCGTCGACGTCCGCCGGGCCCTCCCCGCGCCCACCCCCGAGGACGCCGTTGCGGCCGCGCGCGCCCTGGGCTACCCCGTCGCCCTGAAGGCGACCGCCCCGCACCTGCGCCACCGCGCCGACCTCGGCGGCGTCCGCCTCGACCTCACGGACGAGGAGCAGCTGCGGCGCTCGTACGGTGAGCTGACCGAGCTGTTCGGGGCGCCCCAGGAACTGCGGCCCGTCGTCCAGGCGATGGCCCCGCGCGGGGTCGACACCGTCGTGCGCGCGGTGATCGACCCGGCCGCCGGAGCGGTGCTGTCCTTCGGACTCGCGGGCGCCGCCTCGCAGTTGCTCGGCGACATGGCACACCGCCTGGTGCCGGTCACCGACCGGGACGCGACGTCCCTGGTGCGCTCGATCCGCACGGCGCCCCTGCTGTTCGGCTGGCGCGGCTCCACCCCCGTCGACACCCCGGCCCTGGAAGAACTCCTCCTGCGTGTCTCCCGCCTGGTCGACGACCACCCCGAGGTCGTCGCCGTCACCCTGGAGCCCGTCGTCGTCGCCCCGCACGGCGTGAGCGTCCTCGGCGCCTCCGTGCGCCTCGCCCCGCCGCCCGCCCGCGACGACCTCGGCCCGCGCACCCTGCCCGCATACTGA